Proteins encoded in a region of the Nocardia asteroides genome:
- the rph gene encoding ribonuclease PH: MSRRADGRADDELREVRITRGFTTHPAGSVLVEFGQTRVMCTASVTEGVPPWRRDSGLGWLTAEYAMLPAATHTRSGRESVKGRVGGRTQEISRLVGRSLRACIDLAAIGENTIAIDCDVLQADGGTRTAAITGAYVALADAVTYLGAAGALADPQPISCAIAAVSVGVVDGRVRLDLPYEEDSRAEVDMNVVATDTGTLVEIQGTGEGATFPRSTLDKLLDSALAGCEQLFVVQKEALALPYPGVLPEPAEAKKK, translated from the coding sequence GTGTCGAGACGAGCCGATGGCAGGGCGGACGATGAGCTCCGCGAGGTCCGGATCACCCGGGGATTCACCACGCATCCAGCCGGTTCGGTGCTGGTGGAGTTCGGTCAGACGCGGGTGATGTGCACCGCGAGCGTCACCGAGGGTGTGCCGCCGTGGCGGCGTGACTCCGGGTTGGGCTGGCTCACCGCCGAATACGCGATGTTGCCCGCCGCGACGCACACCCGCAGCGGGCGTGAATCGGTGAAGGGCAGAGTCGGCGGACGGACCCAGGAGATCAGCCGGCTGGTCGGCCGTTCGCTGCGCGCCTGCATCGACCTGGCCGCGATCGGTGAGAACACCATCGCGATCGACTGCGATGTGCTCCAAGCCGATGGTGGTACCAGGACGGCCGCCATCACCGGCGCCTACGTGGCGCTGGCGGATGCCGTGACCTATCTCGGCGCGGCAGGCGCGCTGGCCGACCCGCAGCCGATCTCGTGCGCGATCGCCGCGGTGAGTGTGGGCGTGGTCGACGGCCGGGTGCGCTTGGACCTGCCCTACGAGGAGGATTCGCGCGCCGAGGTCGACATGAACGTGGTCGCGACCGACACCGGGACATTGGTGGAGATCCAGGGCACCGGCGAGGGCGCCACCTTCCCGCGCTCCACGCTGGACAAGCTGCTCGATTCCGCGCTCGCGGGCTGTGAGCAGCTGTTCGTCGTGCAGAAAGAGGCGCTGGCGCTGCCGTATCCCGGTGTGCTTCCGGAGCCGGCCGAGGCGAAGAAGAAGTGA
- a CDS encoding MBL fold metallo-hydrolase, which translates to MRLTVLGCSGSVSGPDSPASGYLLTGPDMRPTVIDFGPGVLGALQRHADPGEVDIFLTHLHADHCLDLPGLLVWRRYHPTPPEGKAVVRGPSDTSLRIGNASAEVGGECDDWSDVIDMRPWAEGEPISFGPGHTVTARRMYHPPESYGLRIVTAAGRTFVYTGDTALCSQVHELAQGADVLMAEASWTHDPANRPPGIHLSGTEAGQIAAEAGVKELLLTHIPPWTSREDVIAEAKAQFAGPVHAVAPGETFDL; encoded by the coding sequence ATGCGCCTTACCGTCCTCGGGTGCTCGGGCAGTGTGTCCGGCCCGGACTCTCCTGCGTCGGGTTATCTGCTGACCGGCCCGGACATGCGGCCGACGGTCATCGATTTCGGTCCGGGAGTGCTCGGCGCGTTGCAACGCCACGCCGACCCTGGTGAAGTCGACATCTTCCTGACCCATCTGCACGCGGACCACTGTCTGGACCTGCCCGGTTTGCTGGTGTGGCGTCGCTACCATCCGACTCCGCCCGAGGGCAAGGCGGTCGTGCGCGGCCCGTCGGACACGTCGTTGCGTATCGGCAACGCCTCCGCCGAGGTCGGCGGCGAATGCGACGACTGGTCCGACGTGATCGACATGCGGCCCTGGGCCGAAGGCGAGCCGATCTCGTTCGGGCCCGGGCACACGGTGACCGCACGCCGCATGTACCATCCGCCGGAGTCCTACGGGCTGCGGATCGTCACCGCCGCCGGACGCACCTTCGTCTACACCGGTGATACCGCGTTGTGCTCCCAGGTCCACGAGCTCGCGCAGGGCGCCGACGTCCTGATGGCGGAGGCGTCCTGGACGCATGACCCGGCGAACAGGCCACCGGGCATTCACCTTTCGGGTACCGAGGCAGGCCAGATCGCCGCCGAGGCGGGGGTGAAGGAACTGCTGCTCACTCACATCCCCCCGTGGACTTCCCGCGAGGACGTGATCGCCGAGGCCAAAGCCCAGTTCGCGGGTCCGGTACATGCTGTGGCCCCGGGCGAGACCTTCGATCTCTGA